From the genome of Roseicitreum antarcticum:
GATCCCCTCCAGAAGCATCGCCAGCTGAGCGGCTGTCACGCAAATTTTGCCGTCCTTGGCGGCGGGCCAGACAAACCGTCCCTTCTCAAGACGCTTCATAAAAAGACAGGTGCCCTGCGTATCCCACCAAATGATTTTTAACAGATCGCCCCGGCGGCCACGGAACACAAACAGATGTCCCGAATACGGATCCTCGGCCAGCAGTCGCTCGGTTTGCGCCGCCAGCGTGTTGAACCCGCGCCGCTTATGTGCTGCAGCACATAAGCGGCGTTATGCGGCGGCCATGATTATGTGGAGTCCTCAGCGACGAAGCAAAGATCGCTGAGGAATCGGAAAATTGTCACTCAGCATAATTTGAGCGGCGTGCCTCCTTCAACATGGCAATGAGCTTGTCCGGCGGCGAGAACGTACCCGGCTGCAGGGTCGGGGAGCTTGCGGCCGCCAAGGCTTCGAGCTTGTCGTTCGGATCAGCGCGCAAGTAGACCTCGGTGCTTTGGAGATTGGCGTGGCCTAGCCACAGCGCCACCTTTCGAATATCGCGCGTGGCGCGCAGCATGTGTTGGGCACAGCTGTGCCTCAACACATGAGGTGTCACGCGCTTTGCCGCAATTGATGGAAAAGATTGGGCGGCGGTGATCACGTGTTTGGCCAGGATATATTCGAACCCGGATCTGGTCATCGCGAAGCCCGCAGCGTTGAGAAATAGCGCTCCATCTTGTCGCTGTTGGCGGACGGCAAGCCAGGCTTTGAGCGCAATGACGCCTCCTTCCACAGTGGCAGCACGCGCTCTCGCCGCCCCTTGCCGATGACGTGATAGTGGCCGGACTTCGGAGTTCGAGTTGATCGAGCTGCAGTCCGACCAACTCGGAAACCGCAGGCCCGCCGAGAAGGCGAGGTGGAGCATTGCGCGGTCTCGGGCACCGTAAATGGTCTTGGGATCGGGCGCGTCGATGAGCGCCTGAATCTCAGCCCTTGTCAGCGAAGCGACTAGCGTCTGGTCGGTCTTCTTTATTGGGATGGCCCGGACGCGAAGCGACTGATCAAGGCAAGCCGGCACACGATACTCCAAGAATCGGAAGAACGATTTGATGGCCGCTAATCGAGCATTACGGGATCGAGCCGAGTTGCCGCGATCCCGTTCGATATGCTCGAGGAAGGATAGGATCATTGGCACCCCGATATCTTCTACTTCCAATTGCGATGGGGCCTTTTGGAGCTGCCGCGCAGCAAAGGTGACGAGCAATTGAAAGCTATAGGCGTAAGCGTCACAGGTGTGCGGCTGGCGCGCTGATCGCGAGGCAGGTGTTCTCGAAGAAACCGGGAAAGAGCGGGTGCGAGCGCGGTCATGCTGCACCTGTCCGGTCGAAGGTCTCGGCAATATCTGCGATCTGCGCCATCAAGCTTGGTATGGCCTGAAGATACCAGTAAGTGTCGTGAACATGCGCATGGCCGAGATACGTGCTGAGAGCGAGGATGTGGCGGGATACGGCGTCGTTGTCGCATGGGCATTGTTCCAGCGATCTCACGGCGAAGCTGTGCCTCATGTCGTGGATACGCGGTCCCGGCTGTCCCGGAGCACCCCTCAATCCGATCTTGCGCGAAATTTTCCGGAAGATCGCACTGACCGTGTCGTAGCGCGGCGGAGTACCTTCGTTGGATAAGAACAGCGCGGTAGTCTCCCCGATGATCGACAAACGAGCGGAGAGATAGCGATCGATTGCCGCACGGGTCGTGCTGTGAATCGGAACAAGCCTGCTCTTCTTGAACTTGGTGCTGGCGATGACCAGTCCGTCGTCGGTGACATCGCCAAGTCGTAAAGCCAGCGCTTCGGATATCCGCATTCCGGTCGCGGCGAGCAACCCAAACAATGTGTAATAAGTAAGCGGTCGAAGCGTACCGATCGGACCAAGCGAAGCCGCCGCGACCATGAGACCTCAATCTCCTCGGCCGAATAGATATATGGCTGCTTCCGCCGAAATAACCCTCGACCAACGCGTCAGCCGCCGGCACTTCATGCCCGGGATCTTCGGCGTGCATCGCGATCGCGAACCGGCGTACCGTAAGCAGCCGGTTGCGTCGTTGTTCGGGAGAAGGTGCCTGGATTGCCCATGCGATGACTCGATCGCTTTTGACCATGCCGTCGCCGTGATGCTCAGCGTAGGTCACGAACATGCGCAGCAAGATCCGCTGCGTTCGGAATTTGAAACCCATCGCCTCGTGAAGCGCGACGTAGCGCGAAAGATCGTCGGTCAGCATGACACTTCTCCCGGCCACGGTTGTGCGATCCGCTCCAGCATGATGACATCGACTTTGGCGTATAGGACCGTGGTCTCCACGGACTTGTGTCGCAAAACCGCGCCAATCGACTGCAAAGTGGCACCGCTTCGGAGCAGGTGTGTAGCTGCCGAATGGCGTAGCAAGTTCGCTCCGCGTGATGGCGGATCCTCAATGCCAGAGCGCGTCAAAGCATGAGAAACGATCTGAGAAATAGACGGAGAACCATGAAACGGCCGAAATGGCGCGGTTACTGTCAGGAACATGCGGTCGTCGTCAACAGCTGGCCGAGCGTCATTCAGATAGCCGAGCACGGCATCGCCCGCATCCTGCGGTAGAGGCAAAAGAGTCTCGGATCGTCCCTTGCCCTTGACACGCAGGGTTCCCGAACGCCAATCAATGTGCTGAAGTCGCATCTCCGAAATGTCGCCCGCCCGCAATCCGAGACGGGCAAGGAGGAGTAGAATCGCGCGATCTCGAATACCCCGCCTGGTTTGAAGATCGCAGGACGCCACGACACGTTCGACCTGATCGGGTGACAGATAGCGCGGCAATGATGATAGTCGCCATTGCGGAATGCGTGGCACGGCGTGTTCAAGACCAGGGCGACAGCGATCGGACGCTGCCAGAAAGCGCAAATATCCGCGCAGTGCGGTCATCATTGTCTTGGTGTAAACTACGGAGCAGTGTTGGGCTTCGTTGAGAATAGCCATTCGGATGCCAGCTGGGCCATAAGCGTGCGGATCCGATCCCAGTGACGGGAGAAGCCGCATGACCATTCTCCCGTGTCGTACGGCTGTCTGTTCGCGAATGCCTCGATGTCGCAGGAGCCATTCCTGGAAATCGCCAACCAGAGGGTCAACGGAGTTTGCGACGGCCTCAGCCAGAGGAGCGATGATGCCACGTCTGGCAAAACGAGATAAAACGATGAACACGGTTAAGATAGCCAGTCGAGCAGGGCACGGCTCGCCGTGTGCCCCCGCAACGACAACGATGCTTGGCGAACCGGCCAAGAATGTCGTGGTCGATGAAACCGAGTTCGACCTTCTCAATTGCAAGCCACGCGGCAAAATGGCGAGC
Proteins encoded in this window:
- a CDS encoding tyrosine-type recombinase/integrase, producing the protein MQHDRARTRSFPVSSRTPASRSARQPHTCDAYAYSFQLLVTFAARQLQKAPSQLEVEDIGVPMILSFLEHIERDRGNSARSRNARLAAIKSFFRFLEYRVPACLDQSLRVRAIPIKKTDQTLVASLTRAEIQALIDAPDPKTIYGARDRAMLHLAFSAGLRFPSWSDCSSINSNSEVRPLSRHRQGAARARAATVEGGVIALKAWLAVRQQRQDGALFLNAAGFAMTRSGFEYILAKHVITAAQSFPSIAAKRVTPHVLRHSCAQHMLRATRDIRKVALWLGHANLQSTEVYLRADPNDKLEALAAASSPTLQPGTFSPPDKLIAMLKEARRSNYAE
- a CDS encoding tyrosine-type recombinase/integrase, which codes for MVAAASLGPIGTLRPLTYYTLFGLLAATGMRISEALALRLGDVTDDGLVIASTKFKKSRLVPIHSTTRAAIDRYLSARLSIIGETTALFLSNEGTPPRYDTVSAIFRKISRKIGLRGAPGQPGPRIHDMRHSFAVRSLEQCPCDNDAVSRHILALSTYLGHAHVHDTYWYLQAIPSLMAQIADIAETFDRTGAA
- a CDS encoding tyrosine-type recombinase/integrase, whose product is MAILNEAQHCSVVYTKTMMTALRGYLRFLAASDRCRPGLEHAVPRIPQWRLSSLPRYLSPDQVERVVASCDLQTRRGIRDRAILLLLARLGLRAGDISEMRLQHIDWRSGTLRVKGKGRSETLLPLPQDAGDAVLGYLNDARPAVDDDRMFLTVTAPFRPFHGSPSISQIVSHALTRSGIEDPPSRGANLLRHSAATHLLRSGATLQSIGAVLRHKSVETTVLYAKVDVIMLERIAQPWPGEVSC